A genomic region of Mycolicibacterium poriferae contains the following coding sequences:
- a CDS encoding ferredoxin, translated as MRIDVVLSRCTGHGICETIAEDVFEVQDDGTVVISGAERPESDRDRMIRAVTQCPAAALRLID; from the coding sequence GTGAGGATCGACGTCGTTCTGTCCCGGTGTACGGGCCACGGCATCTGCGAGACGATCGCCGAGGACGTCTTCGAGGTCCAGGATGACGGGACCGTGGTCATTAGCGGTGCCGAGCGACCCGAATCCGACCGCGACCGGATGATCCGCGCGGTCACCCAATGCCCGGCCGCTGCACTGCGGCTGATCGACTGA
- a CDS encoding zinc-binding dehydrogenase, with product MWSYRLVAPYTFERSEVPARSPESLGDRQVLLRFLAAGICGSDLPGFRGTQGRVPGDTGRCAAEKEGFPIHEVVGEVLASRHPEHHAGDRVVGWASGFDGLMEQVVADGDGLASYDQALRPEHAVALQPLACVLYAVEQLPDLTGRHVAVLGQGSIGLLFSYVAKAAGAAHVTGVDPVDRTDIGPVFGVDTVVRAPSDRWVCHLPAQDKPDIVIEAVGHQVATLSHAIEAAATGGTVFYFGVPDDDCYPVSMRTMLRNNLTLRSGVTLERRRVLRKAGEFVRSHTGLLDRYVTHTFGIDQVQAAFDLACRPVPGRAKSAIVA from the coding sequence ATGTGGTCATATCGGTTGGTGGCGCCGTACACCTTCGAACGCTCCGAGGTGCCGGCCCGCTCGCCGGAATCGCTGGGGGACAGGCAGGTGCTGCTGCGCTTTCTGGCCGCCGGCATCTGCGGCAGTGACCTACCCGGATTCCGGGGAACGCAAGGAAGAGTCCCGGGGGACACCGGCCGATGCGCCGCCGAGAAAGAGGGCTTCCCGATCCACGAGGTGGTCGGTGAGGTGCTGGCCAGTCGCCACCCCGAACATCACGCCGGGGACCGGGTGGTCGGCTGGGCCTCGGGATTCGACGGGCTGATGGAACAGGTCGTCGCCGACGGAGACGGACTGGCGTCCTACGATCAGGCTCTGCGCCCCGAACACGCCGTCGCCCTGCAGCCGTTGGCGTGTGTGCTCTATGCCGTCGAGCAGTTGCCCGACCTGACCGGGCGGCACGTGGCGGTCCTCGGTCAGGGGTCGATCGGGCTGCTGTTCTCCTACGTCGCCAAGGCGGCGGGTGCCGCACACGTCACCGGTGTCGATCCGGTCGACCGCACCGACATCGGCCCGGTCTTCGGCGTGGACACCGTGGTGCGCGCACCCAGCGACCGGTGGGTGTGTCACCTGCCGGCGCAGGACAAGCCCGACATCGTCATCGAAGCGGTGGGCCATCAGGTCGCGACTCTGTCGCATGCGATCGAGGCCGCCGCAACCGGCGGCACCGTCTTCTATTTCGGTGTCCCCGACGACGACTGCTATCCGGTGAGCATGCGCACCATGTTGCGCAACAACCTCACGCTGAGGTCGGGGGTGACGTTGGAACGCCGGCGAGTGCTACGCAAGGCCGGCGAGTTCGTGCGGTCGCACACCGGGCTGCTGGACCGCTATGTCACCCACACGTTCGGCATCGACCAGGTGCAGGCTGCTTTCGACCTGGCCTGCCGCCCGGTTCCCGGCCGGGCCAAGAGCGCGATCGTGGCCTGA
- a CDS encoding NIPSNAP family protein gives MKTYHRHALLYLHETIDLGSAGSERFVTEFDEVYHPMMGDLGARLFALWETTPYNGHWPQVTVIWEIDAFADYARIGRAQARGGSHAAAAAQWSMFLRDSGARGEGRIMYAGRSNRTLAQLQADNVTAGLVIQEIMQTKPGRQDDYIRELERLYVPWSESTGKTWLGSFITTFRFNEVIHYWALEGDWDCFENHYPSWKEHPPAEIVTWMSVAPALRDGWEDSILAALPPSPLR, from the coding sequence ATGAAGACCTACCACCGCCACGCCCTGCTCTACCTGCACGAGACCATCGATCTCGGGTCCGCAGGCAGCGAGCGCTTTGTCACGGAGTTCGACGAGGTCTACCACCCGATGATGGGTGACCTCGGGGCCCGGCTGTTCGCGCTGTGGGAAACCACCCCCTACAACGGGCACTGGCCACAGGTCACGGTCATCTGGGAGATCGACGCGTTCGCCGACTACGCCCGCATCGGTCGTGCCCAGGCCCGCGGTGGCAGCCATGCCGCGGCAGCGGCACAGTGGTCGATGTTCCTGCGCGACAGCGGTGCTCGCGGGGAGGGTCGAATCATGTACGCAGGGCGCAGCAACCGGACGCTGGCTCAGTTGCAGGCCGACAACGTCACGGCGGGCCTGGTGATCCAGGAGATCATGCAGACCAAGCCGGGACGGCAGGACGACTACATCCGCGAACTGGAACGACTCTACGTTCCGTGGTCGGAATCGACCGGCAAAACGTGGCTGGGCTCGTTCATCACGACCTTTCGTTTCAACGAGGTGATCCACTACTGGGCGCTGGAAGGGGACTGGGACTGTTTCGAGAACCACTACCCGTCGTGGAAAGAGCATCCACCCGCTGAGATCGTCACCTGGATGAGCGTCGCGCCCGCGCTGCGTGACGGGTGGGAGGACTCCATCCTGGCCGCGCTGCCTCCTTCCCCGCTGCGATGA
- a CDS encoding TetR/AcrR family transcriptional regulator: MSDLADEHSSTRQRILAATAEVLGRNGTTKLSLSDVAAAARVSRPTLYRYFSDKQVLLDDFAVWERHLYERAIAEATAAVPAAQKLDAALQVIVRYQLSYPGLRMVDVEPDQVIRRVARIIPLMRERLQRLCTGPDSGLSAATAVRLAISQYLVHSDDSADFLAQLRHAARVTQFAPPPRHAVSDADGRCS; this comes from the coding sequence ATGTCGGACCTTGCCGACGAGCACAGCTCGACTCGCCAGCGGATCCTGGCCGCGACCGCAGAGGTGCTGGGACGCAACGGCACCACCAAGCTGTCGCTGTCGGACGTCGCGGCCGCGGCAAGGGTGTCCCGCCCCACGCTGTATCGCTATTTCTCCGACAAGCAAGTCCTGCTCGACGATTTCGCGGTGTGGGAACGCCATCTGTACGAGCGGGCCATCGCCGAGGCCACCGCCGCCGTGCCCGCCGCCCAGAAACTCGACGCCGCGCTGCAGGTGATCGTGCGCTACCAGTTGTCCTATCCCGGCCTGCGGATGGTCGACGTCGAACCCGACCAGGTGATCAGGCGGGTCGCCCGGATCATTCCGCTGATGCGTGAGCGGCTGCAGCGATTGTGCACCGGGCCCGATTCCGGACTGTCGGCCGCGACGGCGGTGCGGTTGGCGATTTCGCAGTACCTGGTTCACAGCGACGACAGCGCCGATTTCCTCGCGCAGCTTCGACATGCCGCACGTGTCACGCAATTCGCCCCGCCACCACGCCACGCTGTCTCAGACGCGGACGGCCGGTGCTCCTAA
- a CDS encoding CaiB/BaiF CoA transferase family protein produces the protein MAGPLEGLRVIELGVWVAGPAAGGILADWGADVIKIEPPAGDPARTFGRMLGIPPHDRQHESPPFEMDNRGKRSVVLDLTTDDGRAHALDLLTDADVFITNIRTGALRRIGLDFESLTAANPRLVYGLITGYGNDGPDADRPAYDVAAFWARAGLAHLLTRPGDTPPFQRGGMGDHSVGMTLAGAVCAALVARTRTGAGQLVSTSLYRQGAYTVSFDLTTFLISGQPIAIGQRETMGNPCMNNYTAGDGRRFWLVGLQGDRHWPALCAAVGRPEWLVDERYATARARAVNAAGLVAELDAVFAAKPLDEWAEAFGAQPELFWSPINSMEDVVADEQFHAGGGVVYVPAQDGSSVPMVATPADFSATPCDVRGCAPALGEHTEGVLADKRTNHAR, from the coding sequence ATGGCGGGTCCGTTGGAGGGGCTGCGTGTCATCGAGCTGGGCGTATGGGTCGCCGGCCCGGCCGCCGGAGGGATTCTGGCGGACTGGGGTGCCGACGTGATCAAGATCGAGCCGCCTGCGGGTGATCCGGCCCGGACATTCGGCCGCATGCTCGGGATCCCGCCGCACGATCGTCAGCACGAGAGCCCGCCCTTCGAAATGGACAACCGCGGAAAGCGCAGCGTCGTACTGGATCTCACCACCGACGACGGTAGAGCACACGCCTTGGACCTGCTCACCGATGCCGACGTGTTCATCACCAACATCCGCACCGGTGCGTTGCGGCGCATCGGGCTGGACTTCGAGTCCCTGACCGCGGCCAACCCCCGGCTGGTGTACGGGTTGATCACCGGATACGGCAACGACGGGCCGGATGCCGACCGCCCCGCATACGACGTGGCCGCGTTCTGGGCACGGGCGGGCCTGGCGCATCTGTTGACCCGGCCCGGGGACACCCCGCCTTTTCAGCGCGGCGGTATGGGAGACCATTCGGTCGGGATGACCCTGGCCGGGGCGGTCTGCGCCGCCCTCGTCGCCCGTACCCGTACGGGCGCCGGCCAGCTGGTCTCGACGTCGCTGTACCGCCAAGGTGCCTACACCGTGAGCTTCGACCTCACGACGTTTCTGATCAGCGGCCAGCCCATCGCGATCGGACAGCGCGAAACGATGGGCAACCCGTGCATGAACAACTACACCGCCGGGGACGGCCGCCGGTTCTGGCTGGTGGGGTTACAAGGGGATCGGCACTGGCCGGCGTTGTGCGCCGCCGTGGGCCGGCCGGAGTGGCTGGTCGACGAACGCTATGCGACGGCCCGTGCCCGGGCAGTCAACGCGGCCGGCTTGGTCGCCGAACTCGATGCCGTGTTCGCTGCCAAACCGCTCGACGAGTGGGCCGAAGCCTTTGGCGCGCAACCGGAACTGTTCTGGTCGCCCATCAACTCGATGGAAGACGTGGTGGCTGACGAGCAGTTCCACGCCGGCGGTGGAGTCGTGTACGTGCCCGCCCAGGACGGCTCGAGCGTCCCGATGGTCGCCACACCTGCCGACTTCTCGGCGACCCCGTGCGACGTGCGCGGGTGCGCACCGGCGCTGGGCGAGCACACCGAGGGCGTACTGGCCGACAAGCGCACGAATCACGCCCGCTAA
- a CDS encoding SMP-30/gluconolactonase/LRE family protein, with product MFCKVGVGLDLEAAATGPAPLASGFCFGEGPRWFEGLVWFSDMLGEAVHTVTLHGEMSTLELPGHAPSGLGFRPDGTLLIVSTEDRQVLSYDGDTVAVVADVAELAPAPLGDMVIDRYGCAYVGSQARSGGVIVRIDPDREPGRRATVVARDLDFPNGMAITSDHSRLIVAESTARRLSAFAIDDDGSLSDRTVVAEGLAGPPDGICVDDKGGVWTAMTLAHRFERIVTTGTGYSVSDRIDIGDRTAIACTLGGPDGRTLFLLSATDAYPERLRGTKLSRLDAVTVDVPAARCS from the coding sequence GTGTTTTGTAAAGTAGGGGTCGGCCTCGACCTCGAAGCCGCCGCGACGGGGCCCGCCCCGCTTGCCTCAGGGTTCTGCTTCGGCGAGGGTCCGCGGTGGTTCGAGGGGCTCGTGTGGTTCTCGGACATGCTCGGCGAGGCCGTGCACACGGTGACCCTGCACGGCGAGATGAGCACTCTGGAGTTGCCGGGACATGCACCCTCCGGGCTCGGCTTCCGCCCCGACGGCACCCTGCTGATCGTGTCCACCGAGGACCGGCAGGTGCTGAGCTACGACGGCGACACGGTCGCGGTGGTCGCCGACGTGGCGGAGCTGGCTCCCGCCCCGCTCGGCGACATGGTCATCGACCGCTACGGCTGCGCCTATGTCGGCTCCCAGGCCCGATCGGGCGGGGTGATCGTGCGGATCGACCCCGACCGGGAACCCGGCCGGCGCGCCACCGTCGTGGCCCGCGATCTCGACTTCCCCAACGGCATGGCCATCACCAGCGACCATTCGAGGCTGATCGTCGCCGAGTCCACGGCACGCAGACTTTCTGCGTTCGCCATCGATGACGACGGAAGTCTCTCGGACAGAACGGTTGTCGCCGAAGGCTTGGCCGGCCCCCCGGACGGCATCTGCGTCGACGACAAGGGCGGGGTGTGGACGGCGATGACACTCGCCCACCGCTTCGAACGGATCGTAACCACCGGGACCGGGTATTCGGTCAGCGATCGGATCGACATCGGCGACCGCACCGCCATCGCGTGCACGCTGGGCGGACCCGATGGCCGCACCCTGTTCCTGCTGTCCGCCACCGACGCCTACCCGGAGCGGCTGCGCGGGACGAAGCTGTCCCGCTTGGACGCGGTGACCGTCGACGTGCCCGCCGCCAGGTGCAGCTGA
- a CDS encoding phosphotransferase, whose translation MRRIGTDAAIGRLRRTPRTVADLDAAALARLIGRPVASVEVIDGDAGTSSRARLTLTGDDVPASVFVKMAAETVATRLMGELGNLADTETRFYRQLAPELTGVPTSYGSAFDPWTGRFVLVLEDLADPCAPPCEFPDTLHPIDPDRAALVVELLAQLHRTFWGRLPQAAGTGPLGWVYSASADSASLLTAPLLRTSAQRMAQRTELPLERGRFINENYRALAALVDRGPHAVMHGDAHPGNVYFRAGRAGLLDWQAVRRGHPSRELAYTLVTSMTAADRQATQRELLDVYRGALSAGGGPELDRDDLWDRYRQAALYPYVAALITAGMGGMQAEDIALKGVDRSLAALADLETVALLRKSL comes from the coding sequence ATGCGGCGGATCGGGACCGACGCGGCGATCGGGCGCCTGCGCCGGACGCCCCGCACCGTTGCCGATCTCGACGCGGCAGCGTTGGCGCGACTGATCGGGCGGCCCGTGGCTTCGGTCGAGGTGATCGACGGTGATGCCGGGACATCCTCGCGGGCGCGGCTCACGCTGACCGGCGACGACGTCCCCGCGTCCGTGTTCGTCAAGATGGCGGCCGAGACGGTCGCCACCCGGCTGATGGGTGAACTCGGCAACCTCGCCGACACCGAGACCCGTTTCTACCGCCAGCTGGCGCCCGAGCTGACCGGGGTGCCGACGTCGTACGGCTCCGCCTTCGACCCGTGGACGGGCCGGTTCGTCCTGGTGCTCGAAGACCTGGCGGACCCCTGCGCACCCCCGTGTGAATTCCCCGACACGCTGCACCCGATCGATCCCGACCGGGCCGCCCTGGTGGTCGAGCTGTTGGCTCAGCTGCACCGGACGTTCTGGGGTCGACTGCCGCAGGCGGCCGGTACCGGTCCGCTGGGCTGGGTGTACTCCGCGTCGGCGGACAGCGCCTCACTGCTCACCGCGCCGCTGCTGAGGACCTCCGCGCAGCGGATGGCGCAGCGCACCGAACTGCCGCTGGAGCGCGGCCGCTTCATCAACGAGAACTATCGCGCACTGGCCGCACTCGTCGACCGCGGGCCGCACGCCGTCATGCACGGTGACGCCCACCCGGGAAACGTGTACTTCCGCGCCGGCCGGGCCGGGCTGCTGGACTGGCAGGCTGTGCGTCGCGGTCACCCCAGCCGCGAGCTGGCCTACACGTTGGTGACGTCGATGACGGCCGCGGACCGCCAGGCCACGCAGCGCGAGCTGCTGGATGTCTATCGGGGCGCGCTGTCCGCCGGCGGCGGACCGGAGCTCGACCGAGACGATCTGTGGGATCGCTACCGCCAGGCTGCGCTGTATCCGTATGTGGCGGCGCTGATCACGGCGGGGATGGGCGGCATGCAAGCCGAGGACATCGCCCTCAAGGGCGTGGACCGCAGCCTGGCGGCGCTGGCTGACCTCGAGACTGTGGCGCTGCTCAGGAAGTCGTTGTGA
- a CDS encoding thioesterase family protein has product MSDSYYVKIDDADSYGEHFVATDLVRSTWSAAIQHAAPVSALLVRALQRCAPRDDTRLSRVLVDLLGPVPADGDLWVRATRERSGTQIELIGAELLAVGPDGSPRPVARASGWRLQTLDTAAITHAPVEPLRPLSQARGRDMKKDWERNYVHSLDWRWLTPPLNQGPGESWLRPEVDLVKGETMTALERLFAVADDANGIGAKLDIRRWTFLNTDLVVHIHREPDGEWIGIRAETSYGPDGIGVTSGTLFDESGPVGAIQQSVLVRPRPPREESAKTRSS; this is encoded by the coding sequence ATGTCCGACTCCTATTACGTGAAGATCGACGACGCCGACAGCTACGGCGAGCACTTCGTGGCGACCGATCTGGTTCGCTCCACCTGGTCAGCCGCGATCCAGCACGCGGCCCCGGTGTCCGCGCTGCTGGTCCGCGCACTGCAGCGGTGTGCCCCCCGCGACGACACCCGGCTCAGCCGGGTACTGGTCGACCTGCTCGGCCCGGTGCCGGCGGACGGAGATCTGTGGGTGCGGGCCACCCGCGAGCGCTCCGGAACACAGATCGAACTGATCGGGGCCGAGCTGCTCGCGGTGGGGCCCGACGGATCGCCACGGCCGGTCGCCCGGGCCAGCGGCTGGCGGCTGCAGACTCTGGACACGGCCGCGATCACCCACGCCCCCGTCGAGCCGCTGCGGCCCTTGTCGCAAGCGCGCGGCCGAGACATGAAGAAAGACTGGGAGCGCAACTACGTGCACAGCCTGGATTGGCGCTGGCTCACCCCGCCCCTGAACCAGGGCCCGGGCGAGTCGTGGCTCCGCCCCGAGGTCGATCTCGTCAAGGGTGAGACGATGACTGCGCTCGAGCGGCTGTTCGCGGTCGCCGACGACGCCAACGGCATCGGCGCCAAGCTCGACATCCGCAGGTGGACCTTTCTCAACACTGATCTGGTGGTGCACATCCACCGCGAGCCCGACGGCGAGTGGATCGGCATCCGCGCCGAGACGAGCTACGGCCCCGACGGCATCGGGGTGACATCAGGCACGCTGTTCGACGAGAGCGGACCGGTGGGCGCCATCCAGCAGTCAGTGCTCGTGCGCCCCCGTCCACCGAGGGAGGAATCCGCGAAAACGCGTTCCTCGTAG
- a CDS encoding TetR/AcrR family transcriptional regulator: protein MNHPASERPELAEDTSTRNRILAATAEVLGRHGQTKLSLSEVALQAGVSRPTLYRWFADKAALLEAFGIYEREMFETGIAKATAGLRGNERVDAAMQFIVAYQRSYSGVRVVDIEPEVVIARLGHIIPDMRAQLEKLLPGPNGAVKAATAIRVAVSHYIVRSDDDDQFLAQLRHAVGIKTG from the coding sequence GTGAACCACCCAGCATCCGAGCGCCCCGAACTCGCCGAGGACACCTCGACGAGAAACCGCATCCTGGCCGCGACGGCCGAAGTGCTGGGCCGTCACGGTCAGACCAAGCTCAGCCTGTCCGAGGTGGCCCTGCAGGCCGGGGTGTCACGCCCCACGCTGTATCGGTGGTTCGCCGACAAGGCGGCCCTGCTCGAAGCGTTCGGGATCTATGAGCGGGAAATGTTCGAAACCGGCATCGCGAAGGCCACCGCCGGTCTGCGCGGCAACGAGCGCGTCGATGCCGCGATGCAGTTCATCGTCGCCTATCAGCGCTCCTACTCCGGGGTTCGAGTCGTCGATATCGAGCCCGAGGTCGTGATCGCGCGGCTGGGACACATCATTCCGGACATGCGCGCCCAGCTGGAGAAGCTGCTTCCGGGCCCCAACGGCGCCGTCAAGGCGGCGACGGCCATCCGTGTGGCGGTGTCGCACTACATCGTGCGCAGCGACGATGACGACCAGTTCCTGGCGCAGCTGCGGCACGCGGTGGGCATCAAGACCGGCTGA
- a CDS encoding RNA-guided endonuclease InsQ/TnpB family protein → MHDDTRRLRRMLGKGRAKILFATISHRGGRWWISLNIEAADLHPAHQHPVRPDDGGWVGVDRGLSAFLVAATADGSEVARIDDAPKALATGLKQQRRLSKSLSRKKKGSRNRKDAAARLGRHHHRVANVRRHFLHQVSGQLVKTHDRIVIENLNVTGMLRNHRLARAISDASWSEFARLLRYKQAWRAGQLIEADRWYPSTRLCPECGDIDSSMTLADRVFTCGCGHTADRDANAARNLARWGQGQHDTSTDPRTPKQRGRATKARRRDGAGQHPRVGETSPNDAGTDVHTAPAA, encoded by the coding sequence GTGCATGACGACACCCGCCGGCTGCGGCGCATGCTGGGCAAGGGACGGGCGAAGATCCTCTTCGCCACGATCAGTCATCGCGGGGGCCGGTGGTGGATCTCACTCAATATCGAGGCCGCCGATCTGCACCCAGCCCATCAGCACCCCGTCCGCCCCGACGACGGCGGCTGGGTAGGGGTGGATCGCGGCCTGTCGGCGTTCCTGGTCGCCGCCACTGCAGACGGCAGCGAGGTCGCCCGCATCGATGACGCGCCCAAGGCGCTGGCCACCGGTCTCAAGCAGCAGCGGCGGTTGTCGAAGTCGTTGTCACGCAAGAAGAAAGGATCACGAAACCGCAAGGATGCCGCGGCCCGGCTGGGACGGCATCACCATCGTGTCGCCAACGTGCGCCGCCATTTCCTGCACCAGGTATCGGGCCAGCTGGTCAAGACCCACGACCGGATTGTCATCGAAAACCTCAACGTGACCGGAATGCTGCGCAACCATCGGCTGGCCCGCGCCATCTCCGACGCCAGCTGGTCGGAGTTCGCGCGGCTGTTGCGGTACAAGCAGGCGTGGCGGGCCGGGCAGCTCATCGAAGCCGACCGGTGGTATCCATCGACCCGTCTGTGCCCTGAGTGCGGGGACATCGACAGTTCGATGACCTTGGCGGATCGGGTGTTCACCTGCGGATGCGGGCATACCGCCGACAGAGACGCCAACGCCGCGCGGAATCTGGCCCGCTGGGGCCAGGGCCAGCACGACACCTCAACCGATCCCCGGACCCCCAAGCAACGGGGCCGGGCCACCAAAGCCCGCCGACGGGACGGCGCTGGCCAACACCCTCGTGTTGGCGAAACCAGCCCGAATGACGCGGGAACCGACGTTCACACCGCACCCGCGGCCTGA
- a CDS encoding IS5 family transposase — MWSCDPKPDRRRRYRSDLSDTAWARIARFLVPKHPKGGRPCPPQRWREYLDAILYVLRTGCAWRHLPHDFTVSWSAAHKHSLLWCRNGTWARILTAARGEVRTRSGRRRRPTAAVVDSSSVKASPVAGPRGFDGAKKVDGVKRHVLVDSAGALVAAVVTEADVQDRAAFPKLLRKAKRIVPTISHVWVDKGYTGQTVAAAAAKAGVTVEVVSGPKPGHGFIVQPRRWVVERTNGWINHCRRIDRHYETTLASHEGFVYLSQIALLLRRLDRSQLFDTL; from the coding sequence TTGTGGTCATGTGACCCGAAACCTGATCGGCGCCGCCGGTACCGCTCCGATCTGTCCGACACCGCGTGGGCGCGCATCGCCCGCTTCCTCGTCCCGAAACATCCCAAAGGTGGGCGGCCCTGCCCACCGCAGCGGTGGCGCGAGTACCTCGACGCCATCTTGTACGTGCTGCGCACCGGATGCGCCTGGCGACATCTGCCGCACGACTTCACCGTGTCGTGGTCAGCGGCGCACAAACACTCTCTGCTCTGGTGCCGCAACGGCACATGGGCGCGAATCCTGACCGCGGCCCGCGGCGAGGTCCGTACTCGCTCCGGCCGCCGCAGACGACCCACCGCAGCCGTCGTTGATTCCTCCAGCGTCAAGGCGTCCCCGGTGGCCGGACCGCGCGGATTCGACGGGGCAAAGAAGGTCGACGGCGTCAAACGGCATGTGCTCGTCGACTCAGCCGGTGCGCTGGTCGCCGCCGTCGTCACCGAAGCCGACGTGCAGGACCGGGCAGCATTCCCGAAGCTGCTCCGCAAGGCGAAGCGGATCGTGCCAACCATCAGTCACGTGTGGGTGGATAAGGGCTACACCGGTCAGACCGTCGCCGCCGCTGCGGCCAAGGCTGGTGTCACCGTTGAGGTGGTCTCCGGACCCAAGCCAGGACACGGCTTCATCGTCCAACCGCGACGCTGGGTGGTCGAACGCACAAACGGTTGGATCAACCACTGCCGCCGCATCGACCGCCACTACGAAACCACCCTCGCCTCGCACGAAGGCTTCGTCTACCTCAGCCAAATCGCCCTACTACTCCGAAGACTCGACCGCAGCCAGTTGTTCGACACGCTTTAG
- a CDS encoding cytochrome P450, with protein MTATQTVGDYDPFDPAVMADPMPYYRRLRDHDPVHYLQKWDAYALSRFADIWHVLEINDGTFVASEGTLPAATVLARHNDGPVPDPPLHPMPFHANFDAPVYDEVRRCTAAPFRPKAVGTLAERIRALANERLDELLPLGRFDLTQDYGGIAAASVVCQLLGLPTELAADVLATVNAGSLAQPGQGVEVAQARPGYLDYLTPVVAHRRAATDTGALPIVDNLLAYRLPDGSALSDTEAAVQLLGVFIGGTETVPKIVAHGLWELSRHPAQLAAVCADLEANVPVAREEMIRFCAPAQWFARTLRRPFTLHDTTMRPGQRIISLLASASRDEREYPEADSFIWDRPIPRLLAFGRGQHFCLGAHLARLEITILVTEWLRRVDHFAIDEAAASRPPSSFQWGWNSLPVEVC; from the coding sequence ATGACCGCGACACAGACCGTCGGGGACTACGACCCGTTCGACCCTGCGGTGATGGCCGACCCGATGCCCTACTACCGGCGGCTTCGTGACCACGATCCCGTCCACTACCTGCAGAAGTGGGACGCCTACGCGCTGTCGCGGTTCGCCGACATCTGGCACGTGCTGGAGATCAACGACGGAACATTCGTCGCGTCCGAGGGAACCCTGCCCGCCGCGACGGTGCTGGCCCGCCACAACGACGGGCCGGTGCCCGATCCGCCGTTGCACCCCATGCCGTTCCACGCCAACTTCGATGCACCCGTCTACGACGAGGTGCGCCGGTGCACCGCCGCACCGTTCCGGCCCAAGGCCGTCGGCACGCTCGCCGAGCGGATCCGGGCACTGGCCAACGAACGCCTCGATGAGTTGCTGCCGCTCGGACGATTCGACCTCACCCAGGACTACGGCGGAATCGCCGCGGCCTCGGTGGTCTGTCAACTGCTCGGCCTGCCCACCGAACTGGCGGCCGACGTTCTCGCCACCGTCAATGCAGGAAGCCTGGCCCAGCCCGGCCAGGGAGTCGAGGTGGCCCAGGCGCGACCCGGCTATCTGGACTATCTGACACCGGTGGTGGCGCACCGGCGTGCGGCTACCGACACGGGCGCGTTGCCGATCGTGGACAACCTGCTGGCCTACCGGCTGCCCGACGGCTCGGCGCTGTCGGACACCGAAGCCGCCGTGCAGCTGCTCGGAGTGTTCATCGGGGGCACCGAAACCGTACCCAAGATCGTCGCGCACGGACTGTGGGAGCTGTCGCGGCACCCGGCCCAGTTGGCCGCGGTGTGTGCAGACCTCGAGGCCAACGTGCCGGTCGCCCGCGAGGAGATGATCCGCTTTTGTGCCCCCGCCCAGTGGTTCGCCCGAACCCTGCGCCGGCCGTTCACGTTGCACGACACCACGATGCGGCCAGGCCAGCGGATCATTTCCCTGCTGGCTTCGGCCAGCCGGGACGAACGCGAGTATCCCGAAGCGGACAGCTTCATCTGGGACCGCCCGATTCCACGGCTGCTGGCCTTCGGGCGCGGACAGCACTTCTGTCTCGGCGCGCACCTCGCGCGCCTGGAGATCACCATCCTGGTGACCGAATGGCTCAGGCGGGTAGATCATTTCGCCATCGACGAGGCTGCGGCGTCGCGGCCGCCCTCGAGCTTCCAATGGGGTTGGAACAGTCTCCCGGTCGAGGTCTGCTGA